A genomic segment from Glycine soja cultivar W05 chromosome 18, ASM419377v2, whole genome shotgun sequence encodes:
- the LOC114396034 gene encoding uncharacterized protein LOC114396034, with translation MSALNSTHFTSLRDQVLNVFKELQEILIKFLTLSIALISLTNTESGKLLFTEQHKLMMFLILTIVLYFLFASTGTILQIYKGNLLPLVIWVMLIVGGIVSVLALSFISATVAWITLAMWVGIFAVVAYDYGVPQRIMNWVKGPSS, from the exons ATGTCTGCCCTGAATTCCACTCATTTCACTTCATTGAG GGACCAAGTGCTGAATGTATTCAAGGAATTGCAGGAGATCCTCATTAAATTCTTAACACTGTCCATTGCTTTGATTTCACTAACAAACACTGAGTCAGGGAAGCTTTTGTTTACAGAACAGCACAAGCTAATGATGTTTCTGATTTTAACCATTGTCTTATACTTCTTATTTGCTTCCACTGGGACAATACTTCAGATATATAAGGGAAACCTCCTTCCACTTGTAATTTGGGTCATGCTTATTGTGGGAGGTATTGTTTCAGTTCTGGCTTTGAGCTTCATTTCAGCCACCGTAGCTTGGATCACTTTGGCCATGTGGGTTGGAATATTCGCAGTGGTTGCCTACGACTATGGTGTTCCTCAAAGGATCATGAATTGGGTTAAGGGTCCATCAAGCTGA